In Listeria cossartiae subsp. cossartiae, one genomic interval encodes:
- the eutA gene encoding ethanolamine ammonia-lyase reactivating factor EutA, with protein MAETILSVGIDLGTSTTQLILSELEIQNMASSFTVPRIVISDKRIIFRSEILFTPILADNLIDVEAIRDFVTKEYANAGIKKEEIGMGAVIITGETARKDNASNVLEAMSGFAGDFVVATAGPDLESIIAGKGAGAHTYSKDNNTSVVNLDIGGGTTNLSLFDRGELIDTACLDIGGRLIKVDRETRKITYIAPKIQALIEKRGYPITLGGTTSPENLQPVLGEMVELLKNSVALGAPNDFYETIITNKGLKFLTEIDCISFSGGVADCISTGALSDPFRYGDIGLLLGKAIAESSLMTEKKYIESVETIRATVVGAGSHTAEISGSTITYTEKIFPVKNIPILKLAKQEEDENMAEVIKEKLSWFKIDNEMERIALAIEGENSPSFQQVTEYAKAICEGMKEPIALGHPLIIITWHDMAKALGQSIFGHLPAGYPLICLDSVKVDNGDYIDIGKPVADGKVLPVVVKTLVFN; from the coding sequence TTGGCGGAAACAATTTTAAGTGTAGGGATTGACCTTGGAACGTCGACAACACAACTCATTTTATCCGAGTTAGAAATTCAAAATATGGCATCAAGCTTCACCGTACCGCGGATTGTTATTTCAGATAAGCGGATCATTTTTAGAAGTGAGATTCTATTTACACCGATTCTTGCTGATAATTTGATTGATGTAGAGGCGATTCGTGATTTTGTAACGAAAGAATATGCCAACGCAGGAATTAAAAAAGAAGAAATTGGCATGGGGGCTGTTATTATCACGGGTGAAACTGCTCGTAAAGATAATGCAAGCAACGTGCTAGAAGCCATGAGTGGTTTCGCGGGAGACTTCGTTGTTGCAACTGCTGGTCCGGATTTAGAAAGTATCATTGCCGGAAAAGGAGCAGGTGCGCATACGTACTCCAAAGACAATAACACGTCAGTTGTGAATTTGGACATTGGCGGTGGAACAACGAATTTATCGCTATTTGATCGCGGTGAACTCATTGATACAGCTTGCTTAGATATTGGTGGTCGGTTAATTAAAGTAGACCGTGAAACAAGAAAAATCACCTATATTGCTCCAAAAATTCAAGCTTTAATCGAAAAACGTGGTTATCCAATCACGCTTGGTGGAACAACTTCACCAGAAAACTTGCAGCCAGTTTTAGGCGAAATGGTCGAATTACTAAAAAACAGTGTTGCTCTTGGGGCGCCAAATGATTTTTATGAAACGATTATTACGAATAAAGGCTTGAAATTTTTAACGGAAATCGATTGTATTTCTTTTTCAGGTGGCGTTGCAGATTGTATTTCCACTGGTGCGCTAAGTGATCCATTTAGATATGGCGATATTGGTTTACTGCTAGGGAAGGCAATAGCTGAATCTAGCTTGATGACCGAAAAAAAGTATATCGAATCTGTCGAAACCATACGGGCAACCGTGGTGGGAGCCGGTTCACACACAGCTGAAATTAGCGGTAGCACCATTACTTACACCGAGAAAATTTTCCCAGTAAAAAATATTCCGATTTTGAAACTTGCCAAACAAGAAGAAGATGAAAATATGGCAGAAGTCATCAAGGAAAAACTTAGCTGGTTCAAAATAGATAATGAAATGGAACGTATTGCGCTTGCAATTGAAGGCGAAAATAGCCCAAGTTTCCAGCAAGTAACAGAGTACGCGAAAGCCATTTGCGAAGGAATGAAAGAGCCAATCGCACTTGGTCATCCGCTAATTATCATTACTTGGCACGACATGGCAAAAGCCCTCGGACAAAGCATCTTCGGGCATTTACCAGCCGGCTATCCACTCATTTGTTTGGATAGTGTCAAAGTCGATAATGGTGATTATATTGATATAGGAAAACCAGTTGCTGACGGGAAAGTGCTACCAGTAGTAGTAAAAACCTTAGTCTTTAACTGA